A region of the Deinococcus radiopugnans ATCC 19172 genome:
AACTGAGCCCGAACCATGGAATCGCCACCCACAACACGATCACGCAAAATGGCAGCAGGAACAGCACGGTGCCCACCAGGTTGATCAGCGCCCGGCGTTTGGGCGGCAGTCGCCCGTACAGCACGTCCACCCGCACATGCTCGTCCAGGCTCAGCACGTACGCGCCGCCCAGCAGGAAAATGACGCTGAACAGGTACCACTGCAGCTCCAGCAGCGAGTTGCTGCTGAATTCGGTGCCCAGGTAGCGATCCGCGAACCGCCCGAACACGTTGAAGAGGCCCACGCCGATCATCAGCAGCGTAACCCCGCCGATCAGGACGCCCAGCCAGGAGGAAAAACGGTCTATTGCGCGCGCGAGTCCCAGCAGTGCTGGCATCCTCACCTCTCTTTGAGCCGCCCCAGCACGGCTCGCGCCGCACGTCAGCATCGCCCTTTCAAATGTGTTTCCCTGCGGAGTATACGTGTCGCGCCCGGGTTGCAGGTCAGGACTGGGTGCGGCTCCGCCCAGCCCGCCACACCAGCCACATCAACACCGGCTGCAGCGGCAGTCTGGCCCAGGCCACCCACGCCGGGACGCCGAATTTCTGCGGCTCCTGCGCCATGTAGACGTTGGCGGGAAACACGGCCAGCAGCAGCGCCAGCAGTCCCCAGCGCGCGGCGGGCCGGGTGGCCGGGTGCAACAGGCCCAGGCCACCGGCCAGTTCTGCCGCGCCGCTGAGCAGCGTGGCGGTGCGTGCGGGCATGGGCAGGCCCGGCGGCACGATCCGGTCAAAGAATTGCGGCGCGGCGAAATGCATGACGCCCGCAAACGTGAACAGGGCGGCCAGCGCCAGGATTCCGGGAGTTGGACGGGTGGGTTCGGGCATGGTGCACTGTAGCGGGACAGGCACGAAAAGAGGGCCAGGAGAATTTGCCTCCTGGCCCCGCCCGCCGTGTGGTGCTCAGCCCTGCTTGGTGGCCGGCACCGAACGCGCTTCTTCCACGTCCTTCTTTTCCTTCAGGCTGTCGTGCTCGGTGTTGCGAGCGGCAGTGGCCTCGCGGTCATTGTTGCCCTTGAAGGACGGCTTGTGGCCGTCTTCGATTTCCTTGACCTCTTCCTTGCTGCGCTCGTATTGCTCGGGCAGGCTGGTGTGGCCGCTGTTCTTGTCGTCTTTGTCTGGCATGGGGCAAGGCTGACAGCCCACCGGCGCCCTGGGGAGAGAGGAGTCTCAAGCCGCGTTCAGAGATGAAGACGGGACCAAGCCGGCTCAGGCGGGCGAGACGTAGACATAAATCTGCGGACGGCGACCATCGGCCCCGGTCCACGGCGCCGGTAGGGTGGCCACCCGCGCCCAGCCCTCGCTGTCGTACAGGGCGATGGGGGCCGGGGCATCGGCCTGAACATCCAGAATGGCCCGCCGATTCAGCCGGCGCGCCTCTGCCCAGGCGGCGCGGAACAGCCCCCGTGCCAGCCCCTGTCCCTGATGCCCCGGTGCGACGAACAGCCGCGAGAGGAAGGCGACGTTCTGCGGCGGCAACCCGGTCACCGCGATCCATTCCGGCACCGTTTCCGGCGCGGCCCGCAGCACCACCTGACCCACAGGCACGCCCCTGACCTCGGCCACCCAGGCCCCCAGCGTCAGGGGCGGCGCAAGGAAGGCAGCGGGATCGGCAGGCCACACCGAGGGGTAGGCGTCGGCGTGGTGGGTCGCGCGCAACGCCTCCACCAGCGCGGGGAAGTCGGCGTCGGTGCGCGGACGGACGCTCAAAGCCTGGGCAGCGTCACGCCGCGCTGGCCCTGGTACTTGCCTTTGCGGTCTCCATACGTGACTTCGGGACGCTCACCCTCGAAAAACAACAGCTGAACGCAGCCCTCGAAGGCGTACATCTTGGCGGGAAGAGGGGTGGTGTTGGAGAACTCCAGCGTGACGTGCCCTTCCCATCCGGGTTCCAGGGGCGTGACATTGGCGACGAGGCCACAACGCGCATACGTGGACTTGCCGAGTGCCACCACCATCACCGTATCCGGAATCTTCAGGTATTCCAGGCTGCGGGCCAGGGCAAACGAATTCGGCGGAATAATGATCTCGTCGGCCTTGATGTCCACGAAGCTGCGCTCGTCGAAGTGCTTGGGGTCCACGATGGCGCTGTTGACGTTGGTGAAGATCTTCCACTCGTCAGCGCAGCGCAGGTCGTAGCCGAAGCTGCTCAGGCCGTAGCTGATGACCTGCTGGTTCTCGGCGGTGCGGACCAGACGGTCTTCAAAGGGGTCGATCATGCCCGCGTGGGCCAGTTCGCGGATACGCCAGTCGGGCAGAATGCTCACGCCTGCCATGCTACGGCAAACCGGCCCCGGTTCAGGCTTTCGAGAGCGCGTCCGCCGTATGGGCGACCTGCTTGCCGCCTTCGACCTCGATGATGTAACGGGGATCGTCCTGGCTGGCGCGGTACTGAAAGCCGCTGACCTCGCCGTCCTCGTGGGCCACGCGCACCACCTTGCCCTGCGCCTCGCCGTCATGGCTGTTCCATTTCACCTGATCGCCTTTTTTAAACGTCATGCCGCCAGCGTGGCAGCCTCCAGCCCCACAGCCCGTTGCAGGCCCCACAGTGTGGAGGCCGGGTAAAGGCCGTCCATTCGGCAGTTGACCCCCCGCGCCCGCCGCCGTTATACTTTTGTCCGCCGTGCGTCCGTGTCGGCAGCGCTGTAGGGATATGGTGTAATGGCAGCACAACAGATTTTGGATCTGTTTGTTCAGGTTCGAATCCTGGTATCCCTGCCACAGGATTGAGGCAGCCTTCCATTTGTTGGGGGCTGCTTTTTCGTTGCATGTCATTTTTTGGTCTCATGAAACCGAACGTCAGCTTCCTCACCTTCAGTCAGCTGGCCTTCACCGGGCGTCAGGCGGCGCGGCGTAGCGTGAGGACACAAGCGAGACGCGCCGAAAAAGCGTTCTGGGAGCTGTCCCAGTTCGGCAGAGCGTCGCCGCTTTCCCCGGAGGCCCGACATGAGTTCATCCCTGAAAAAGCCCGCCCTATTGCTCGCCGTCTCCGCCGCCCTGCTGGGCGTGGCCGCGCCGGCCTTTGCCGCGCCCAAGATCGGCGCGCAGAGCATCATCGTGAATCCGGTGCCCACCACCCTCAGCGCCCGCGTGTGGGTGGACCGTGACCGCAGCGGCACGCAGAACCCCAGCTACCGCATCGGCGAGCACATCACGCTGTACACCAGCGTCAACGAGAACGCCTACGTGTACCTGTTCAACGTCAATCCGGACGGCAGCACCGATCAGATCCTGCCCAACCGCATCAGCGCCAGCAACTACGTGCGCGCCGGGCAGACCCGCGCCTTTCCCGCCAGTGGCGATCAGTTTACCTTCGACGTGGCCGGTCCCTACGGCCTGAACCGCGTGCTGGTCATTGCCAGTCGCCACCCGCTGAGCCTGTCACAGCTGAGCAGCTATCAGAACGGCGAGAGCTTCGCCACCGTCAAACCCAAGACCAGCCAGGGTCTGGCGCAGGCGCTGAGCATCGTGGTGGATCCGGTGCCCAGCCCGGGGGTCCAGCCGGTGCCGCAGACCGACTGGGTCAGCGACACGGCGTACTACACCGTCGCCTACTGAGCATTCGGCACGTCTTCAGAGGGAAGGGGCCACGTCGGTCCCTTCCCTCTGGTTTGGATGGAATACATAGACAGGCCTACCTGCGCGGTATCCACGGCAAGACGGCTGGCCGTCAGCCCCTTCACCGTCTGCTGAGCCTGTTCACCCGGCGCTGGCTGTGCAGACCAGATCAGTCACAGACCCTGTGATATTAATTTTCTGTTAGCGGCTTGCTGCCTAGCTTCTGATCGGTTTCGCGGTCCGGGTCAGGTTCGGGCAAGGCCACTGACCGAAGCATCACTTCTGGGGGAAGCATGTCTGCAAGTCGTCTGTCCAGCCTGTCAAGAATCCGCCGTGTGTTCCCCCGGGGCCACCCGGCACCCACCGGGTCAGGCCCTTTGTGAAGTCGCTTGTAGAGTCGCCTCAGCTGCGCGCTGCAGGGCGTGACGCCGGGGGCTTGCCGCCCGCTGCGCCTGGATGGGCCGTGTGGCTGGCGCTCTTCACGGCCGCGCTGCTGGTGGGCATTCTGGCCGTGAAGCAGCCGCTGCTGGCCGGGGCACTGAGTGTGCTGATGGTCCTGCTGGCCGGACTGACGCGCGTGTGGGCCCGTCTGTCCCAGTTCGCTCTGGGGTTTATTGGCGTTTCGTTGATCGGCTATGCCTTTCTGGGCAAGGGCTATTCCTACATCGGGGTGCCGCCCTTGTTCGTGGGCGAGATGGCACTGGCAGTCGGCCTGCTGGCGCTGTGGCGGGTAGGCACCGTGGGCATCCGCTACCACCGTGGCCTGCTGGCGCTGCTGGGCGTGTTCATGCTCATCGGCCTGCTCAATACCGTGCCCTACATTGGTCAGTACGGGATAGAAGCGCTGCGTGACGGCGTGACCTGGCTGTATGCGGCCTTTGCGCTGATCGTGGCCGGGCTGTTGCTGCGGCTGAACTGGCTGGAGCGGGCAGTGCGGCAGTACGCCCGCGTCATACCCTGGTTTTTGTTGTCAGCACCCATAAGTATTGTGGTGTTCAAACTGTTTGAGCGGGTCATCCCTGAGTGGCCTGGCAGCGGAACACCGCTGCTATTTCCAAAGGGCGGGGATATTGCGGTTCATCTGGCGGGCGTCACGGCCTTCTTGTTGCTGGGATTACAGCATCGTTTTGCTTCGCTGGAGAGCCGCCGGACCGGGCACGAATGGCTGTGGTGGGGCTTAATGCTACTTGGGATTCTGTCCATCTCTACAGGCCGCGCCGCGCTGGTGACCATTGCTGCTAGCGCCCTGTTTATCGTGTTGCTGCGCCCGCGTAGCGGCTGGGGCCGCCCATTGTATCTGGTGGCTGTGGTGCTGACCCTGCTGGTTGCTACCAACTTTAGGGTCAATCTCGGCAGTCAACGTGACATCTCTGCTGAATCTCTGCTGCTCAATGTTCAGAGCATCACCGGGGATTCAGGCTCTAATGTTCGTGAGGGGACCCGCACCTGGCGGCTGAACTGGTGGAGTGACATCGTGGACTACACCGTCTATGGGCCCTACTTCTGGACCGGCAAGGGTTACGGCATCAATCTGGCCGACTCTGATGGGTATCAGGTGTCTAGTGACCGCTCTCTGAGAAATCCCCACAACGGCCATATGACCTTCCTGGCCCGCTCCGGCGTACCGGGCTTTCTGGCCTGGGCGGCGCTGCAACTGGCCTTCGGCTTGAGCTTGCTGCGCGCCTCCAACCATGCGCGCGCGGCTCAAAAGACGCTGTGGGCCAATATCTTTCTCTGGATTTTCGCGTACTGGATGGCTTTCCTGATCAATGCCTCTTTCGATGTGTACCTGGAGGGGCCGCAGGGGGGGATCTGGTTCTGGTGCGTGTTCGGCTTCGGGCTGGCTGCCCTGGAAACCTACCGCCGCCAGTTGGCCGCTGCCCCAGCCGCTTCTTCCGAATTTGCCCCTCTGCCCGCCCCAATCAAGGAGCCCTGAACGATGTCTTCCCCCGCCTCACCCGATCTGCGCCGCGGCGCATCTGCTCCGCCAGCCGTCCCTGCTGGCAGCACCGCCCTGAATTCGCCCCTGACCTCGCGCTCGATTCTGGGGATGCGGGTGGACGTCACGACCTACGCGGACGCTACGGCAAGAATCATGGCCTGGACGCAGGCCGCCCAACCGCGCTATGTGTGTGCTTCCAACGTGCACATGGTCATGGAAACCAACGACAGCACCGAGTTCCGCGACGTGGTCAACGGGGCCGATCTGGTGACTTCCGACGGCGTGCCGCTGGTGTGGGCCTTGAAGGCGCTGGGGGTGCCACAGGCCGAACGCGTCTACGGTCCCACCCTGATGCTGCACGTCTGCGAGGCCGCCGCCAGAGAAGGCGTGCCCATCGCCCTGTACGGCGGCACCTCCGAGAGTCTGGAGGAATTTGTCCTCTTCTTGCACACCAATTATCCGGGGATTGAGATCGCCTGCCTGATCGCCCCGCCGTTCCGACCACCCACGCCCGAAGAAGACGCGCTGTACACCCAGCAGATCATCGATTCGGGGGCCAGGATCGTGTTCGTGGGCATCGGCTGTCCCAAGCAGGAGCGTTGGATGGCCGCACACACGGCCCAACTGGACGCCGTGCTGCTGGGCATGGGCGCGGCCTTTGACTTTCACTCGGGGCGCGTGAAACAGGCTCCTGCCGCCATGCAGCGGCTGGGGCTGGAATGGCTGTTCCGCCTGATCATGGAGCCGCGCCGCCTGTGGAAGCGCTACGCCAAACACAACCCGCGCTTCGTGGGCAAGTTCTTGCTGCAACTGCTGGCCCAGCGAGTGATTGACTGGGGCCGGACGGCGCGCCGGAGCTGAAGAAGGGTCAGTCGAACGCACCCCAATCCATGTGC
Encoded here:
- a CDS encoding TRAP transporter small permease subunit, coding for MPALLGLARAIDRFSSWLGVLIGGVTLLMIGVGLFNVFGRFADRYLGTEFSSNSLLELQWYLFSVIFLLGGAYVLSLDEHVRVDVLYGRLPPKRRALINLVGTVLFLLPFCVIVLWVAIPWFGLSYGIQESSSDPGGLLRWPIKLLLPVGFVFLLIQGVSEAIKAAGALTGHYEYRTQDELDEVEALAADVQLDRAGLDGLLVGLPDEAEEQMKNNQRNN
- a CDS encoding DoxX family protein, which gives rise to MPEPTRPTPGILALAALFTFAGVMHFAAPQFFDRIVPPGLPMPARTATLLSGAAELAGGLGLLHPATRPAARWGLLALLLAVFPANVYMAQEPQKFGVPAWVAWARLPLQPVLMWLVWRAGRSRTQS
- a CDS encoding GNAT family N-acetyltransferase, whose protein sequence is MSVRPRTDADFPALVEALRATHHADAYPSVWPADPAAFLAPPLTLGAWVAEVRGVPVGQVVLRAAPETVPEWIAVTGLPPQNVAFLSRLFVAPGHQGQGLARGLFRAAWAEARRLNRRAILDVQADAPAPIALYDSEGWARVATLPAPWTGADGRRPQIYVYVSPA
- the dcd gene encoding dCTP deaminase, yielding MSILPDWRIRELAHAGMIDPFEDRLVRTAENQQVISYGLSSFGYDLRCADEWKIFTNVNSAIVDPKHFDERSFVDIKADEIIIPPNSFALARSLEYLKIPDTVMVVALGKSTYARCGLVANVTPLEPGWEGHVTLEFSNTTPLPAKMYAFEGCVQLLFFEGERPEVTYGDRKGKYQGQRGVTLPRL
- a CDS encoding DUF2945 domain-containing protein; amino-acid sequence: MTFKKGDQVKWNSHDGEAQGKVVRVAHEDGEVSGFQYRASQDDPRYIIEVEGGKQVAHTADALSKA
- a CDS encoding DUF4384 domain-containing protein — its product is MSSSLKKPALLLAVSAALLGVAAPAFAAPKIGAQSIIVNPVPTTLSARVWVDRDRSGTQNPSYRIGEHITLYTSVNENAYVYLFNVNPDGSTDQILPNRISASNYVRAGQTRAFPASGDQFTFDVAGPYGLNRVLVIASRHPLSLSQLSSYQNGESFATVKPKTSQGLAQALSIVVDPVPSPGVQPVPQTDWVSDTAYYTVAY
- a CDS encoding O-antigen ligase family protein — protein: MWLALFTAALLVGILAVKQPLLAGALSVLMVLLAGLTRVWARLSQFALGFIGVSLIGYAFLGKGYSYIGVPPLFVGEMALAVGLLALWRVGTVGIRYHRGLLALLGVFMLIGLLNTVPYIGQYGIEALRDGVTWLYAAFALIVAGLLLRLNWLERAVRQYARVIPWFLLSAPISIVVFKLFERVIPEWPGSGTPLLFPKGGDIAVHLAGVTAFLLLGLQHRFASLESRRTGHEWLWWGLMLLGILSISTGRAALVTIAASALFIVLLRPRSGWGRPLYLVAVVLTLLVATNFRVNLGSQRDISAESLLLNVQSITGDSGSNVREGTRTWRLNWWSDIVDYTVYGPYFWTGKGYGINLADSDGYQVSSDRSLRNPHNGHMTFLARSGVPGFLAWAALQLAFGLSLLRASNHARAAQKTLWANIFLWIFAYWMAFLINASFDVYLEGPQGGIWFWCVFGFGLAALETYRRQLAAAPAASSEFAPLPAPIKEP
- a CDS encoding WecB/TagA/CpsF family glycosyltransferase, coding for MSSPASPDLRRGASAPPAVPAGSTALNSPLTSRSILGMRVDVTTYADATARIMAWTQAAQPRYVCASNVHMVMETNDSTEFRDVVNGADLVTSDGVPLVWALKALGVPQAERVYGPTLMLHVCEAAAREGVPIALYGGTSESLEEFVLFLHTNYPGIEIACLIAPPFRPPTPEEDALYTQQIIDSGARIVFVGIGCPKQERWMAAHTAQLDAVLLGMGAAFDFHSGRVKQAPAAMQRLGLEWLFRLIMEPRRLWKRYAKHNPRFVGKFLLQLLAQRVIDWGRTARRS